A portion of the Paenibacillus marchantiae genome contains these proteins:
- a CDS encoding genetic competence negative regulator, which yields MKIERLSHDKIRIFLTFDDLSERGIQKDDMWQEIPKVHELFTEMMDQAYSELGFDATGPLAVEVFALPAQGMVVIVTRGKYDPQQYGSGNEDDLPEEVYEMEVTLEQSDSIVYAFKDFEVLIEAAHMLHQHVTDAGRLYSYKDKWFLHFEPDDLDSTKHAALIALLAEFGEGSSVTPAVMEEYGKVVMPEQAVEVICTHFKRQE from the coding sequence ATGAAAATAGAACGATTAAGTCACGATAAGATACGGATTTTCCTGACCTTTGACGATCTGAGCGAGCGCGGAATACAAAAAGATGATATGTGGCAGGAAATACCTAAAGTTCATGAACTGTTCACTGAAATGATGGACCAGGCCTATTCCGAACTTGGATTTGATGCTACAGGTCCACTTGCTGTCGAAGTATTCGCACTTCCCGCTCAAGGGATGGTTGTCATTGTCACCCGGGGGAAATATGATCCGCAACAATATGGTTCAGGTAATGAGGATGATTTGCCTGAAGAAGTATATGAGATGGAAGTTACACTTGAGCAAAGCGATTCCATCGTCTATGCATTCAAAGATTTTGAAGTGCTGATTGAGGCTGCACATATGTTGCATCAGCACGTAACGGATGCTGGAAGACTTTATTCCTATAAAGACAAATGGTTTTTGCATTTTGAACCGGATGACTTGGATTCGACCAAACATGCAGCATTGATTGCATTGCTTGCTGAATTCGGTGAAGGATCTTCCGTTACCCCTGCCGTCATGGAAGAGTACGGAAAGGTTGTTATGCCTGA
- a CDS encoding polysaccharide deacetylase family protein, translating to MIACMLLSACGTKVETTPESTKSSNESVTSRQEQQNEPTSTGTSEKQTTDSPSSTDSNSDQESPSDDETSSTEKEETDNALGTKAAEVNIEKTYHMNANYYIKPNDKTNESKVVLLTFDDGPKEEKMINRLIDTLDKHDTKAIFFVNGYRVKSHPELLEIIHERGQVIGNHAWDHEDLKKMSITAAAKQVTDVQKIVKETIGVEPQFFRPPFGSGNDALKATVKKNGMLYMTWSNGSLDWDKSTKNKPDKVIQNVLDQLNPGSNILMHELPWTVEALDELLTKLEQKGYTFVDPRSIELEAR from the coding sequence ATGATCGCATGCATGCTGTTGTCAGCTTGTGGAACCAAGGTCGAAACAACACCTGAATCCACAAAGTCCAGCAATGAATCGGTTACTTCAAGGCAGGAGCAGCAGAACGAGCCAACTTCCACTGGGACAAGCGAAAAGCAAACCACGGATTCTCCGTCCTCAACGGACTCAAATTCGGATCAAGAATCACCAAGTGATGACGAAACATCTTCGACAGAAAAAGAAGAAACTGATAACGCCCTCGGTACAAAAGCAGCCGAAGTTAATATTGAAAAAACGTATCATATGAACGCCAATTACTACATCAAACCCAACGATAAAACGAACGAAAGCAAGGTTGTATTGTTAACATTTGATGATGGGCCCAAAGAAGAAAAAATGATAAACAGATTAATCGACACCTTGGATAAACATGACACGAAAGCGATATTTTTTGTTAACGGATACCGAGTGAAAAGTCATCCCGAGTTGCTCGAGATCATCCATGAACGTGGACAGGTAATAGGAAATCATGCGTGGGATCATGAGGATCTGAAAAAAATGTCCATTACGGCAGCAGCCAAACAAGTCACCGATGTGCAAAAGATTGTGAAAGAAACGATTGGCGTGGAACCCCAGTTCTTCCGTCCGCCATTCGGTTCTGGAAATGATGCATTAAAGGCCACAGTCAAGAAAAACGGCATGTTATATATGACATGGTCCAATGGCTCATTGGATTGGGATAAGAGTACCAAAAACAAACCGGATAAAGTCATCCAGAATGTGCTGGATCAATTAAATCCAGGCAGTAATATTTTGATGCATGAGTTGCCATGGACAGTTGAAGCGTTGGATGAGTTGTTAACCAAACTTGAACAGAAAGGTTACACTTTTGTCGATCCTCGCTCCATTGAACTGGAAGCCCGCTGA
- a CDS encoding metallophosphoesterase: MAMVILAWFVAVILAGIALLVHMWREAHLHHIVSEEVEVPNLPSSFDGSKILYLSDIHKRKLKKNDLEHLRNQVDWVIIGGDVAEKGISWPIVRHNMSLLSYIAPVFTVYGNHDKRAGTVHLERIFRDTGVQLLQDSTTYLRKGRSKLCLVGVDYRSQRGDSLLAELDSKECKIAIVHDPLEALHLNGPVDLILSGHTHGGQLVFPVFGPVFLNKAYRSVSSGWFSLKKDGNDTEQEGKMLVSKGYGTNHLPFRLCCPAEMHIITLRMLSNKQP, translated from the coding sequence ATGGCCATGGTAATACTGGCATGGTTCGTTGCCGTTATTTTGGCCGGGATTGCCTTGCTGGTTCATATGTGGCGTGAGGCGCATCTTCATCACATCGTTTCAGAAGAGGTTGAAGTTCCGAATTTGCCCTCTTCTTTTGATGGCAGCAAAATCCTGTATTTATCTGATATCCATAAACGCAAGCTGAAAAAGAATGATCTGGAACATCTTCGCAATCAGGTGGACTGGGTTATTATTGGGGGAGATGTGGCGGAAAAAGGAATTTCATGGCCCATTGTCAGACATAATATGAGCTTGTTGTCTTATATTGCCCCTGTTTTTACAGTCTATGGGAACCATGATAAAAGAGCAGGAACTGTGCATCTCGAACGTATATTCCGAGATACGGGCGTTCAACTCTTACAGGATTCTACCACTTACCTTCGTAAAGGCAGAAGCAAACTGTGTCTGGTCGGAGTTGATTATCGTTCACAGCGAGGGGATTCGCTGCTTGCAGAATTGGACTCCAAAGAATGCAAGATTGCCATCGTGCACGATCCCCTAGAGGCTCTTCACTTGAATGGACCTGTTGATCTGATATTGAGTGGTCACACTCACGGTGGACAATTAGTATTTCCGGTCTTTGGCCCCGTCTTTCTTAACAAAGCGTACCGCTCTGTGTCTAGCGGGTGGTTCTCTTTGAAAAAGGATGGTAATGATACCGAGCAAGAAGGTAAAATGCTGGTTAGCAAAGGATACGGAACAAATCATTTGCCGTTCAGACTTTGTTGTCCCGCAGAAATGCATATCATTACTTTGCGAATGCTCTCAAACAAACAGCCTTGA
- a CDS encoding CPBP family intramembrane glutamic endopeptidase yields the protein MKKLKFPKFKIQKAEPQQLTERLLLINLYFTQGLTLIIGVVWILLQKRNLFDVLAWPDSYQFIWWGLGLAGIMLVMDLVLSYVIPQESMDDGGINEMLFRKRPIWHIVCIAAIVAVCEELLFRGAIQHALGPYWTSILFAVIHIRYLRHWIPTGWVFVSSYGLGWIYMQSGTLWAPILCHFIIDLVSGLAIRFRRGS from the coding sequence ATGAAAAAATTAAAGTTTCCCAAGTTCAAGATTCAGAAGGCTGAACCACAGCAACTTACCGAGCGTTTGCTTCTGATCAATCTATACTTTACACAAGGGTTAACTTTGATCATTGGGGTTGTATGGATTTTATTGCAGAAGAGAAATCTTTTTGATGTACTTGCTTGGCCTGATAGTTACCAGTTTATTTGGTGGGGGCTTGGTCTTGCTGGCATTATGCTTGTTATGGACTTGGTTCTTTCTTATGTTATTCCTCAAGAAAGCATGGATGATGGCGGCATTAACGAGATGCTGTTCCGCAAGCGTCCAATCTGGCACATTGTATGCATAGCAGCCATCGTTGCTGTTTGTGAAGAATTGCTATTTCGTGGAGCCATACAACATGCGTTAGGTCCTTACTGGACAAGTATTTTATTTGCGGTTATCCATATACGCTATTTGCGGCATTGGATTCCAACTGGTTGGGTATTTGTTTCGAGCTATGGATTGGGTTGGATTTATATGCAATCCGGCACATTATGGGCGCCTATACTATGTCATTTTATTATTGATTTGGTGTCTGGATTAGCGATACGTTTTCGGAGGGGATCATGA
- the serA gene encoding phosphoglycerate dehydrogenase, with product MYKVLVSDPISDLGIQQLVDANDVVVEKKTGLSEDELVAIIGNYDALLVRSQTRVTDRIMTAGTNLKVIGRAGVGVDNIDLEAATQRGIIVINAPDGNTITTCEHTFAMMMALARHIPQAYAKTIQGTWDRKTFLGVELRNKTLGVLGMGRIGSEVAKRAKAFGMDILAYDPFLTQDRAEKLQVKLASVDDIIRNADFMTVHTPLTPETRHMISRPQFEVMKKGMRIINCARGGVVDEMALVEAIDEGIVAGAAFDVFESEPPAADHPFLNHPSIIVTPHLGASTVEAQENVAIDVSEQVLHILRNEPFKNAVNMPAVAPTVMNKLQPYFKLGETLGSFAAQITQNAVQEIRIDYAGDLSEVDTSPLTRYIVKGILARHLGGEANIVNSMHLAKVRDLNVVVSQTSATKGFTNLITVTLVTTQDAEERRVAGTLLAGYGERIVRLDKFPVDIAPESHQILISHNDKPGIIGRVGTLLGENEVNIASMQVGRKIIGGAAIMILTVDKEVPKDVLVQLAALQEINTAVEIVLN from the coding sequence ATGTACAAAGTGTTAGTGTCGGACCCCATTAGTGATCTGGGAATCCAGCAACTGGTGGATGCAAATGATGTTGTAGTTGAGAAGAAAACAGGTCTTAGCGAAGATGAGCTTGTTGCAATTATCGGCAATTATGATGCCCTTCTAGTTCGAAGTCAGACCCGTGTAACGGATCGTATTATGACAGCAGGTACAAACCTTAAAGTCATCGGACGTGCTGGCGTAGGTGTAGATAACATTGATTTGGAAGCTGCTACCCAACGCGGTATCATTGTTATTAACGCCCCTGACGGTAACACGATTACGACATGTGAGCATACATTTGCCATGATGATGGCACTGGCACGACATATTCCTCAGGCATATGCCAAAACCATTCAAGGTACTTGGGATCGTAAAACCTTCCTGGGTGTGGAGTTAAGAAATAAAACGCTGGGTGTGCTCGGTATGGGACGGATCGGTAGCGAAGTAGCTAAACGTGCCAAAGCATTCGGAATGGATATTCTAGCTTATGACCCGTTCCTCACTCAAGATCGCGCAGAGAAACTTCAGGTTAAGCTGGCTAGTGTGGATGACATCATTCGTAATGCCGACTTCATGACCGTTCACACACCATTAACACCTGAGACACGCCATATGATTTCCCGCCCACAATTTGAAGTGATGAAAAAAGGTATGCGTATTATCAACTGTGCCCGTGGCGGAGTCGTTGATGAAATGGCACTTGTAGAAGCAATTGATGAAGGTATTGTTGCTGGTGCAGCATTCGACGTATTCGAGAGCGAACCACCGGCTGCTGATCACCCATTCCTGAATCATCCTAGCATTATTGTGACGCCTCATCTTGGTGCATCGACAGTAGAAGCACAAGAAAATGTAGCGATCGACGTATCCGAGCAAGTCCTGCATATTCTGCGCAATGAACCGTTCAAAAACGCAGTTAACATGCCTGCAGTAGCCCCAACTGTAATGAACAAACTGCAGCCGTACTTTAAACTGGGTGAAACACTGGGTAGCTTTGCAGCTCAGATCACTCAAAATGCGGTTCAGGAAATTCGGATCGACTACGCTGGAGATCTGTCGGAAGTGGATACTTCTCCTTTGACTCGCTACATTGTAAAAGGTATTCTGGCAAGACATTTAGGCGGAGAAGCCAATATTGTCAACTCCATGCATTTAGCTAAAGTGCGGGATCTCAACGTAGTGGTTAGCCAAACATCGGCCACTAAAGGATTTACAAATCTGATTACCGTCACACTCGTGACGACTCAGGATGCCGAGGAGCGTCGTGTTGCGGGCACACTGCTTGCAGGTTATGGAGAGCGGATCGTGCGTCTGGACAAATTCCCAGTGGATATCGCTCCAGAAAGTCACCAAATTCTGATTTCGCATAATGATAAACCGGGTATTATCGGACGTGTTGGAACTTTGCTTGGAGAGAACGAAGTTAACATCGCCTCCATGCAGGTCGGACGTAAAATCATTGGTGGGGCAGCTATCATGATTCTGACTGTAGATAAGGAAGTTCCAAAAGATGTGCTTGTACAGCTTGCAGCTCTTCAGGAAATCAATACAGCCGTTGAAATTGTATTGAATTAA
- a CDS encoding BclA C-terminal domain-containing protein produces the protein MSDERKRVNIKAFIEGRSFRAGSPFIPITSSEVEQFESILKALAVTIPAAVSQPTASNILALQNSLRSLLTFVNTSGFRAGVKAELQSVLELTIAGSEVVPVAVINLAGNLQNLLDDLLSVTLLLEVPPAEKDKLVGLIRSISVSLTRATSSFGTSGTPGPPGPPGVPGVPGVPGVPGPAGPGGSVGPVGPVGPLGPLGPQGVPGPQGAPGVGLNDISVFDPAQAPGYVQGEVVSYNGSLYVVNVNGPTGVPGSSPDYTLFLSGGTTGATGAGLTGSIPFDPALAPGYPAGQIVTFGGSTYITNVASPTGTPGSSPDYTLLASAGATGATGTTGVGLGGSVPFDPAVAPTYPAGQVVTFDGSTYITNVASPTGTPGTSPDYTLLAGAGPTGVTGATGVGLSGILAFDPAVAPTYPAGQIVTFDGSTYITNVASPTGTPGTSPDYTLLAGAGATGATGATGVGLNGAVPFNPAVAPTYPAGQVVTFDGSTYITNVASPTGTPGTSPDYTLIAGAGPTGPTGVTGATGVGLSGIVPFDPAVAPTYPAGQVVTFDGSTYIANVASPTGTPGTSPDYTLLAGAGATGATGATGVGLNGAVPFDPAVAPTYPAGQVVTFNGSTYITNVASPTGTPGTSPDYTLIAGAGSTGPTGVTGATGVGLSGIVPFDPAVAPTYPAGQVLTFDGSTYIANVASPTGTPGTSPDYTLLAGAGATGATGATGVGVTGATGDTGATGATGAGLTGVVPFDPAVAPTYPAGQVVTFDGSTYIANVASPTGTPGTSPDYTLLAGAGATGATGATGVGVTGSNGATGDTGVTGVTGDTGVTGATGVSVTGSTGATGDTGVTGATGVTGDTGAAGVTGATGVSVTGSTGATGDTGVTGVTGVTGDTGAAGVTGATGVSVTGSTGATGDTGVTGVTGVTGDTGAAGVTGATGVSVTGSTGATGDTGVTGVTGVTGDTGAAGVTGATGVSVTGSTGATGDTGVTGVTGVTGDTGAAGVTGATGVSVTGSTGATGDTGVTGATGVTGDTGAAGVTGATGVSVTGSTGATGDTGVTGVTGVTGDTGAAGVTGATGVSVTGSTGATGDTGVTGVTGVTGDTGAAGVTGATGVSVTGSTGATGDTGATGVTGVTGDTGAAGVTGATGVSVTGSTGATGDTGATGVTGVTGDTGAAGVTGATGVSVTGSTGATGDTGVTGVTGVTGVTGATGVSVTGATGATGVTGLTGATGITGSTGVTGITGATGVGLTGVTGATGIGVTGATGSTGITGVTGATGLTGATGVGVTGSTGATGITGATGVAIGITGATGVTGITGTTGASGTTGVTGATGVSVTGGTGATGVTGASGATGATGATGASVTGSTGSTGVTGATGATGATGVSVTGATGVTGVTGGTGATGATGATGTSVTSNSAYGENTSGTIVVILGGTLIPLPNNQNIGTGITINGTNDTFTLANAGRYYISYKINLTAALAIQSRILLNGTAIPASVVSPLLSLSQLQSDFIVTVTAGSTIQFQLFGLVGTAVLSPPGATLNIIQLA, from the coding sequence ATGTCTGATGAAAGAAAAAGGGTGAATATTAAAGCTTTCATAGAAGGAAGATCGTTTCGAGCGGGATCACCGTTTATTCCAATAACATCGAGTGAAGTGGAGCAGTTTGAGTCCATTTTGAAAGCATTGGCAGTGACTATTCCTGCAGCTGTTAGTCAGCCTACAGCGTCTAATATTCTCGCATTGCAAAACAGTTTACGGAGTTTGCTCACCTTTGTTAATACCTCTGGTTTTCGAGCTGGGGTGAAAGCTGAGTTACAATCCGTTCTGGAATTAACCATAGCAGGTTCTGAAGTTGTACCTGTAGCCGTTATCAATCTGGCTGGCAACTTGCAAAACTTGCTTGATGATTTATTAAGTGTAACGTTGCTTCTGGAAGTTCCGCCTGCGGAAAAAGATAAATTGGTCGGTTTGATCCGCTCCATATCCGTATCATTGACTCGTGCTACCAGTTCATTTGGAACATCGGGAACTCCAGGTCCTCCAGGTCCCCCGGGAGTTCCAGGGGTTCCGGGTGTTCCCGGAGTGCCAGGTCCAGCCGGGCCAGGAGGCTCAGTAGGACCAGTAGGTCCGGTAGGTCCTCTAGGTCCTCTAGGACCCCAAGGCGTACCAGGTCCGCAGGGGGCTCCTGGAGTTGGATTGAATGATATTTCCGTTTTTGATCCAGCTCAGGCACCTGGCTATGTGCAAGGTGAAGTGGTTTCGTATAACGGCAGTCTTTATGTTGTTAACGTGAATGGTCCTACCGGAGTACCGGGAAGTTCTCCAGACTACACGTTGTTTTTGTCAGGCGGAACGACTGGAGCAACAGGGGCAGGCTTAACAGGCTCTATTCCATTCGATCCGGCGCTCGCACCAGGTTATCCGGCAGGACAAATTGTAACGTTTGGCGGTAGTACCTATATTACTAATGTGGCATCGCCAACGGGAACACCGGGTAGTTCACCGGATTATACTTTGCTGGCATCGGCCGGAGCTACTGGGGCTACTGGGACAACAGGAGTGGGACTCGGTGGTTCTGTTCCGTTTGATCCCGCAGTAGCACCTACGTATCCAGCGGGTCAGGTCGTAACATTTGACGGCAGCACTTATATTACAAATGTGGCATCGCCAACGGGAACTCCCGGTACTTCACCGGACTATACACTCTTGGCAGGTGCAGGACCTACTGGGGTTACGGGAGCCACAGGAGTAGGTTTAAGTGGAATATTAGCGTTTGATCCAGCGGTAGCACCAACCTATCCAGCGGGTCAAATAGTGACATTTGACGGTAGTACCTATATTACTAATGTAGCTTCACCAACTGGAACCCCAGGTACATCACCAGACTACACATTGCTTGCTGGCGCAGGAGCCACCGGAGCAACCGGAGCAACAGGCGTGGGCTTGAATGGAGCAGTTCCGTTTAACCCAGCAGTGGCACCAACATACCCGGCCGGTCAAGTTGTAACTTTTGATGGCAGCACCTATATTACAAATGTGGCATCACCAACGGGAACGCCAGGTACATCCCCTGACTATACATTGATTGCAGGCGCAGGCCCTACAGGGCCAACGGGTGTAACGGGAGCAACTGGAGTAGGTTTGAGTGGGATTGTACCGTTCGATCCGGCGGTAGCACCAACGTATCCAGCGGGTCAAGTGGTGACGTTTGACGGCAGTACGTACATTGCTAATGTCGCGTCGCCAACGGGAACGCCGGGAACTTCACCAGACTACACCTTGCTTGCAGGTGCAGGTGCTACAGGTGCAACCGGAGCAACAGGTGTGGGTTTGAATGGAGCAGTTCCGTTTGACCCAGCAGTTGCCCCAACGTATCCGGCAGGACAGGTCGTGACATTTAACGGCAGTACGTATATTACAAATGTGGCATCGCCAACGGGAACGCCAGGAACTTCCCCGGACTATACATTAATTGCAGGTGCAGGCTCTACAGGGCCAACGGGTGTAACAGGAGCAACTGGAGTAGGTTTGAGTGGGATTGTACCGTTTGATCCGGCGGTAGCACCAACGTATCCAGCGGGTCAAGTGTTGACGTTTGATGGCAGCACGTATATTGCAAATGTGGCATCACCAACAGGCACTCCAGGAACGTCCCCGGATTACACATTGTTGGCTGGCGCGGGAGCCACGGGTGCGACAGGGGCAACCGGAGTTGGTGTAACGGGCGCAACGGGAGATACCGGTGCAACGGGAGCCACAGGCGCAGGCTTGACGGGTGTTGTTCCATTCGATCCAGCAGTAGCGCCAACGTATCCAGCCGGTCAGGTGGTGACGTTTGACGGCAGTACGTATATTGCAAATGTGGCATCGCCAACAGGAACACCAGGAACGTCCCCGGATTATACGTTGTTGGCTGGCGCGGGGGCCACGGGTGCGACAGGGGCAACCGGAGTTGGTGTAACTGGAAGTAACGGAGCCACCGGAGACACAGGAGTTACCGGCGTCACTGGAGATACAGGAGTTACCGGTGCCACGGGTGTCAGTGTAACGGGAAGTACAGGAGCAACGGGGGATACGGGTGTAACCGGAGCCACCGGCGTTACCGGCGATACAGGAGCAGCGGGTGTAACTGGAGCCACGGGTGTCAGTGTAACGGGAAGTACCGGAGCGACAGGCGATACGGGAGTAACGGGTGTCACTGGGGTTACTGGCGATACAGGAGCAGCGGGTGTAACTGGAGCCACGGGTGTCAGTGTAACGGGAAGTACTGGAGCGACAGGCGATACGGGTGTAACGGGTGTCACTGGGGTTACTGGCGATACAGGAGCAGCGGGTGTAACTGGAGCCACGGGTGTCAGTGTAACGGGAAGTACCGGAGCGACAGGCGATACGGGAGTAACGGGTGTCACTGGGGTTACTGGCGATACAGGAGCAGCGGGTGTAACTGGAGCCACGGGTGTCAGTGTAACGGGAAGTACCGGAGCGACAGGCGATACGGGTGTAACGGGTGTCACTGGCGTTACCGGCGATACAGGAGCAGCGGGTGTAACTGGAGCCACGGGTGTCAGTGTAACGGGAAGTACAGGAGCAACGGGGGATACGGGTGTAACCGGAGCCACCGGCGTTACCGGCGATACAGGAGCAGCGGGTGTAACTGGAGCCACGGGTGTCAGTGTAACGGGAAGTACCGGAGCGACAGGCGATACGGGTGTAACGGGTGTCACTGGGGTTACCGGCGATACAGGAGCAGCGGGTGTAACTGGAGCCACGGGTGTCAGTGTAACGGGAAGTACTGGAGCGACAGGCGATACGGGTGTAACGGGTGTCACTGGGGTTACCGGCGATACAGGAGCAGCGGGTGTAACTGGAGCCACGGGTGTCAGTGTAACGGGAAGTACAGGAGCGACAGGCGATACGGGTGCAACGGGTGTCACTGGGGTTACCGGCGATACAGGAGCAGCGGGTGTAACTGGAGCCACGGGTGTCAGTGTAACGGGAAGTACAGGAGCGACAGGCGATACGGGTGCAACGGGTGTCACTGGGGTTACCGGCGATACAGGAGCAGCGGGTGTAACTGGAGCCACGGGTGTCAGTGTAACGGGAAGTACCGGAGCGACAGGTGATACGGGTGTAACGGGAGTCACTGGGGTTACCGGCGTCACCGGTGCCACGGGTGTTAGTGTCACTGGTGCAACAGGGGCCACCGGAGTAACGGGATTAACGGGTGCAACCGGAATAACTGGAAGCACCGGGGTTACAGGAATAACAGGTGCCACAGGAGTCGGTCTCACTGGAGTAACGGGTGCAACAGGAATCGGAGTCACTGGTGCAACAGGGTCCACCGGAATAACGGGAGTCACCGGAGCGACGGGATTAACAGGTGCCACAGGAGTCGGTGTCACTGGATCAACAGGAGCTACCGGAATCACGGGTGCAACGGGCGTTGCAATTGGAATCACCGGAGCCACGGGTGTGACGGGAATTACAGGGACTACGGGAGCAAGCGGAACAACTGGGGTTACCGGGGCAACAGGGGTTAGTGTAACCGGAGGTACGGGCGCAACTGGAGTTACTGGAGCAAGCGGGGCAACAGGAGCTACCGGAGCAACAGGAGCCAGTGTAACTGGAAGCACAGGATCGACAGGAGTTACTGGAGCTACTGGAGCAACGGGTGCCACTGGAGTGAGCGTCACAGGAGCAACAGGCGTGACAGGAGTCACCGGGGGTACAGGTGCAACGGGTGCAACCGGAGCCACAGGAACTTCTGTAACATCTAACTCGGCTTACGGTGAGAACACAAGTGGAACCATCGTTGTTATTTTGGGTGGAACACTAATTCCACTGCCGAATAACCAAAATATTGGCACTGGCATAACCATTAATGGAACGAATGACACCTTCACTCTTGCCAATGCAGGGCGTTACTATATCTCTTACAAAATAAATCTTACAGCTGCACTTGCTATTCAATCCCGTATTTTACTTAACGGAACAGCAATTCCGGCGAGTGTAGTTTCACCATTACTTTCCCTCAGTCAGTTGCAGTCTGACTTTATTGTGACGGTAACTGCTGGATCAACAATCCAGTTCCAATTATTTGGGCTTGTTGGTACAGCTGTCCTCTCTCCACCAGGCGCTACATTAAACATTATTCAATTAGCTTAA